DNA sequence from the Calditerrivibrio sp. genome:
TTGGCTATGTATCTGACGTCAGATATTATAGTCAAGCTATATACAAAGGATGTTTATGTGTTAATGCTTGCTAAGCCTTTGATGGTACTGGCTATATGTTTTCATTTCGTGGATGCATTTCAGGTGGCGGCAAATAACACTTTAAAGGGCTATCATAATACGAAATACCCTATGTGGATATGCTTTATCTCTTATTGGATCATTGCGTTACCTTTAGGTTATTTTATGACTTACAAGCTTTCTAAGGGTGTTATAGGTTTTTGGTATTCGTTGATAATTGGTATTATCATTGCAGCTATTATGTTTGGATATAAATTGATTTCAAAATATAGCTTTAAAAAAGATGTAATAAAATTGTAAAAGAGATTGCTTTTGCATTTGTTACATTTATACTTAATTATAACAGGAGGTAGCCATGAGAATTTATTTTATAAGGCATGCTATAGCTTTGGAGAGAAAGGAATGGGATCAGGATGACATGTTAAGACCCCTTACCAAAGAGGGTGTAAAAAGATTTAAAAGCTTTTTTAAAAAGATCAGTAAAAACATAAAAAAACCAGATATGATAATATCTTCCGAAGCAGAGAGGAGTAAGGCTACGGCAAAAATTGTATCAAAGATCTTTTCTGTAGATTATGTTATAGACAGCCGTATAAATCCAGGTGCTGATATAATGCAGTATAAATTGCTGATTGAGGAGCTTGAAGAAAAAGAGGTGGGAACAGTTGCCATCATAGGTCATGAGCCAGATCTAAGCAATTTTATCTCCTTCTATCTATCCGAAGGCTCAATATCCATAAAGCTCAAAAAGGGTTCCTTTGTTCATGTGAAAGATAAAGTGCTATATAATCTTGTTCAGCCAGATATTTTGGAAAAATGATATCGGGTTATATAGTTGCGCAGCTGACAATAGCTCAGGAGCTTCTTTCTAAGATTCACGAATATACAAGCGATGAGACCTTACACGATTTAAGGGTTGCTTTAAGGCGTTTTTTTACTGTGTTTAATCTATTGAAAAAGGAGGATCTTATTCCAGTTGAAATACAGGTGTTGGCTGATAATTTAAAAGTTTTAAGGAGGGAGACGAATAGACTGAGGGATCTGGAAGTGTTTAGGGAGCATGTAAACAAAATTGCTTTTGATACAGACTTTTCAAAACGTAGCAGAGATATTTTAAATACCATCATAGACAAAAAGATCAAAAAAGAGCATGCCGTGATGATGGAAATGCTTCAAAATATGGAATTGTCTGATAAAATCAGCTTTTTAATTGCACATTTCCAGAAGGGGAGCATACTTGTACAGTTGGATCCTCATCTTAGGCGGTTACAAAAAAGGATAAAAAAGATGCTATCTGAGGATGCAGATAATGAAAGGATACACAGGATAAGGGTTTTTTTTAAAAGGATCAGGTATCTTATTGAGGTGATTGATGCTGACTCCCAAATTTTACATACGATGAAAAAACTACAGGACCTGCTGGGGGTATTTAATGATTATGTGATTGGAAGGGGGATAATTAAAGAGATATTGGAGGAAAAATATAATATCTCTAAGGATTACCTCTATGTTTTAGGGTATACTGAGCTTTTCTTTGTGAGCCAGTGCGAAAAGCTCAGACCAGTGATCTATGAAGAAGCTAAAAGCACATTAAAACATATCAAACAGTTTTGGGATTAGTTTTAATTATCTTCAAAATCTTTTTGGCAATCGATTCTGGATCGAGCTCCATAAGCTTCATTACATCGATCGGTTTACCGGAAAATGGATATCCATCTGCGCCAAAGGTTATCACTTTTAGGTATAAGCCCTCTTCGCATACCTTTTGGGCAAGGATAGATCCTAAGCCTGTAAATCTGTTGTGATCCTCATATACAAAAACAATGTTGTTCTTGGTATATCTTTTCAACAGTTCAAGATCTGGTTCAGTGGGTGTAGATATGACTATGACTGCTAAATCCACGTCTGATTTGAGTATCTCTTTGACTTTTAGGGCATAAGGGGTCATGGCTCCGTAGGTGACTAGAGGTATTTTACCATCTCTTAAAACGTCACCTTTCCCATATACAAATGTGTACTGTTCCCCATAAAAGGGGTTACCTTTTTCGTCTGTGATGACAGGAGTTTTGGATCTACCCATAGCTATTAAAAAGTTACCATATTCTTTGGAGGCGTATCTAACTGCTCTATCCGTCTGATTTGGATCTGCAGGTACAATTATTTTAAAACCATAAAGGTTTCTCATGGCACCGACATAATCAAGACACTGATGGGTACGACCATCCTCACCTACATCAATACCCACGTGGGTGGTGATTACCTTTAGATTTGTATGGTTTATATCGTTTAGTCGCTGTTGATTATAAGTTTCATCTACACCGAATACACCAAAATCAGCAAAAAAACTTACAACACCATTTACAGATGCTGCTCCTGCCATTGTGGCGGTATGGTGTTCTTGAATACCTGATTGATAAAAGTTTTCTGGGTACTCTTTTTCAACTTTGTCTGTTTTTACAGATGAGGCCAAATCGCAGTCGAAGACAGCTATCTTTTTCCTATTTAGCTGGACAATGTCAAGGATGGCGCTACCAAAGGCGGATCTGTTGTCCAGTGAAGCATCAACACCGTAGGTTTTGGGTATACCAACGTCTATCTGAAGGTTTTCTTTGTGGAAGGTGTGTTTGGTTTCATCAAATGAGAAGTTTTTTCTTATGGACTTATAACGATCGAGATCATTTTCAAGTCCCAGTTCATTTAAAGCTTTAGATAGTTGCTCCTCTGTAAGGGGCTTACCGTGATAGTCTGCTACATTTTTCATAAAGCTTATAGGATAGCCCATAATAGTTTTGGCAAGGATCATAACTGGTCTGTTTACAGTTTTGGCTTTTTTTAGCGTTGAGGCTATTTGAGCAGTATCATGTCCATCCACTTCGAAAACAATCCATCCATCTGCAATATACTCATCTTTTATATTTTGTGGCATTACCTTTGAGATGTCACCACTGATCTGTAGTTTGTTATAGTCAATCAGTACTGTGATGTTGT
Encoded proteins:
- a CDS encoding histidine phosphatase family protein, coding for MRIYFIRHAIALERKEWDQDDMLRPLTKEGVKRFKSFFKKISKNIKKPDMIISSEAERSKATAKIVSKIFSVDYVIDSRINPGADIMQYKLLIEELEEKEVGTVAIIGHEPDLSNFISFYLSEGSISIKLKKGSFVHVKDKVLYNLVQPDILEK
- a CDS encoding transketolase, with the protein product MNPDKIDVFMSKMTEIEKTITLCRGDILKMTTLAQSGHPGGSLSSLDMLYTIYELAEIDPNDPYNPVRDRIVVSNGHISPAVYSVLGRKGFFDIDEAIATFRLAGSIFEGHIERSVPGVEWTTGNLGQGLSAACGMAVAGRVKGVEYDIFVVMGDGEHQKGQISEARRFAVKYNLHNITVLIDYNKLQISGDISKVMPQNIKDEYIADGWIVFEVDGHDTAQIASTLKKAKTVNRPVMILAKTIMGYPISFMKNVADYHGKPLTEEQLSKALNELGLENDLDRYKSIRKNFSFDETKHTFHKENLQIDVGIPKTYGVDASLDNRSAFGSAILDIVQLNRKKIAVFDCDLASSVKTDKVEKEYPENFYQSGIQEHHTATMAGAASVNGVVSFFADFGVFGVDETYNQQRLNDINHTNLKVITTHVGIDVGEDGRTHQCLDYVGAMRNLYGFKIIVPADPNQTDRAVRYASKEYGNFLIAMGRSKTPVITDEKGNPFYGEQYTFVYGKGDVLRDGKIPLVTYGAMTPYALKVKEILKSDVDLAVIVISTPTEPDLELLKRYTKNNIVFVYEDHNRFTGLGSILAQKVCEEGLYLKVITFGADGYPFSGKPIDVMKLMELDPESIAKKILKIIKTNPKTV
- a CDS encoding CHAD domain-containing protein, producing MISGYIVAQLTIAQELLSKIHEYTSDETLHDLRVALRRFFTVFNLLKKEDLIPVEIQVLADNLKVLRRETNRLRDLEVFREHVNKIAFDTDFSKRSRDILNTIIDKKIKKEHAVMMEMLQNMELSDKISFLIAHFQKGSILVQLDPHLRRLQKRIKKMLSEDADNERIHRIRVFFKRIRYLIEVIDADSQILHTMKKLQDLLGVFNDYVIGRGIIKEILEEKYNISKDYLYVLGYTELFFVSQCEKLRPVIYEEAKSTLKHIKQFWD